From one Rosa rugosa chromosome 4, drRosRugo1.1, whole genome shotgun sequence genomic stretch:
- the LOC133742610 gene encoding secreted RxLR effector protein 161-like produces the protein MKDKPYASLVGSLMYVHVCTRPDIAYSVGILGRFQTNPGHAHWVVGKKVLRYLQKTKDYMLVYKKIDGQELVVFGFSDVDFVGKQKTSITTSTMYAEFVALYEATIHGVWLRNFIRGMKAIDTIHRPLPIYCDNSAAVFFSKNNMRSSKSKFVDPKYMLVREKVKLDEISVEHVSSEDMLADPFTKPLSVAVFKEHVKNMGLVEFLDVV, from the exons atgaaggataagccTTATGCCTCATTGGTAGGCAGCCTTATGTATGTGCATGTCTGCACTAGACCTGACATAGCCTACTCAGTTGGAATACTTGGAAGATTTCAAACTAATCCTGGACATGCACATTGGGTTGTTGGGAAAAAGGTCTTAAGATATTTGCAGAAAACCAAGGATTATATGCTAGTGTATAAGAAGATAGATGGTCAAGAacttgttgtgtttggtttctcTGATGTAGATTTTGTGGGAAAGCAGAAG ACTAGTATCACTACATCTACCATGTATGCTGAATTTGTTGCTTTATATGAGGCAACTATTCATGGAGTGTGGCTTAGAAATTTTATTAGAGGCATGAAAGCTATAGATACCATACACAGACCCTTGCCAATATATTGTGATAACAGTGCTGCAGTGTTCTTTTCAAAGAACAATATGAGATCTTCAAAATCTAAATTCGTGGATCCAAAATATATGTTGGTAAGAGAGAAAGTAAAGCTTGATGAAATTAGTGTAGAGCATGTGTCTTCTGAGGATATGTTGGCTGATCCATTCACTAAACCATTATCTGTTGCAGTTTTTAAAGAACATGTTAAGAATATGGGTTTAGTTGAGTTTTTAGATGTTGTTTGA